The DNA region CCAGGTCCGCCATGGCGGGCGCGACGCCCATCTTGCCCAGCGCGGTGATCTGAGTCAGCCGGTCCCAGATCAGCCAGACGCCGATGCTGCCGAGCAGGCCGACCTTGGCAATCGACTTGACCAGTTCGATCAGCCCCTGCGTCCCGAAAATTTTCTTGATGCCCGCCGCCGGGTTCATCTTCGACGCCTTGGGTGCGAAGGCGCCGGGGCGGAAGCCGAGCGACCCCAGAAGCGCGGGCGCGGCGATGGCGGCGATGAAGGTCGCGAGCATCACGCCGGCCGCCGGGAGCGCGATGGCGCCGAGCAGTTCGGCGCCGCGCGCCGCAGGCGAGAAATCGATGATATCTTCCCGCCGGAAGCGCAGCGCCTGCGTCAGCATATCCGCCAGCGCGTCGATCAGTGAGGGGCCGGTGATCGCCAGCCAGGCGATGCCCGCCATCACCACCAATGCCGTGCCCAGTTCGCGCGACTGGAGGATGTCGCCCTTCTTGGCGGCGTCGTCCAGCTTCTTCTGGGTCGGTTTTTCGGTCTTTTCGCCGCCGCCGGGACTGTCCGCCATGGCCTTAGCGTCCTTCCGCGATCGATTGGGCCTGCTCCAGCCCGGCCTTGAGCGAGGCGGTCATGCCTTCGGCCATGATCGGCGCGGCGATGGCAAGCAGGACGATGCCCGCCATCATCGCCACCGGCATGCCCACCGCAAACAGGTTGAGCGAGGGCGCCGCGCGCGCCAGCATGCCCATGATGATCTGCACCAGCACCAGCGCGAAGGCGACCGGCAGGGCGACGGTGACGCCCGCGCCCAGCAGCGATCCGCCAAAGGCAATCAGCCGCCAGATCGTGTCGTTCGACAATAGGCCAGCGCCCGGCGGGATCGCCTGATAGCTTTGCACCACGAAGCTGGCGAGCAGCAGATGCCCGTCCATGCCGAGCAGCAGGAAGGTGGCGAGGATCGACAGGAAGGTGCCCAGCACCTGGGTCGACTGGCCCGACGAGGGATCGACCATGGCGGCGAAGTTGAGGCCCATCGCGTTGCCGATCGTCTCCCCCGCGACGAAGGCGGCGGCGTAGCCGATCTGGACAGCGAAGCCCAAGGCGAGGCCCGCCATGACTTCGCCCGCGACCATCATCACGCCTTCGAAGCTGGCGACGCCGTCTTGCGGCAGGACGATGGTGACGCTGTTGAGCGCGGCGAGGCCCAGCGCCAGGCTGAGGATCAGGCGCAGTTGCAGCGGCACGGCGGGCGCGCCGAAGACCGGCGCGGCGATGAAGGCCGCGCCCGGCCGGATCATGGCGATCAGCCAGACCCAAAGCTGGTTTTCGATGCCTGCAAAGCCGGGCGCGATCATAGCGCGGCTTTCACTGGAGCAGGTCCGGAATGCGTTCGAAGATTTCACGGGTGAAGTCCGCGATCAGGACCATGATCGATCCGCCGAACAAGGCCAGCATTCCGCCCACCACCAGGATTTTGGGGATGAAGCTCAACGTCTGTTCGTTGATCGAGGTCGCCGCCTGCACCATGCCGATGATGAGGCCCGCGATCAGCGCCGGGATCAGGATGGGCGCAGCGGCAAGCGCCGTGATCCACAGCGCCTGCTGGGCCAATCCCATGAAGAAATCGGCGTTTTCCATGGCCTACCGGACCAATGGATGTGGGAGAAGGTGGCCCATCATGTCGCGAACGACCCCGCCAGCGACCCCATGGTCAGCGCCCAGCCATCGACCAGTACGAACAGCAACAGCTTGAACGGCATCGATATGATCGTGGGCGACAGCATCATCATGCCGAGCGCCATCAGCGTGGACGCGACGACCAGGTCGATGATGAGGAAGGGCAGGAAGATCATGAAGCCGATCTGGAACGC from Sphingobium sp. HWE2-09 includes:
- the fliQ gene encoding flagellar biosynthesis protein FliQ, translated to MENADFFMGLAQQALWITALAAAPILIPALIAGLIIGMVQAATSINEQTLSFIPKILVVGGMLALFGGSIMVLIADFTREIFERIPDLLQ
- the fliR gene encoding flagellar biosynthetic protein FliR, with the protein product MIAPGFAGIENQLWVWLIAMIRPGAAFIAAPVFGAPAVPLQLRLILSLALGLAALNSVTIVLPQDGVASFEGVMMVAGEVMAGLALGFAVQIGYAAAFVAGETIGNAMGLNFAAMVDPSSGQSTQVLGTFLSILATFLLLGMDGHLLLASFVVQSYQAIPPGAGLLSNDTIWRLIAFGGSLLGAGVTVALPVAFALVLVQIIMGMLARAAPSLNLFAVGMPVAMMAGIVLLAIAAPIMAEGMTASLKAGLEQAQSIAEGR